The DNA sequence GCGCCCGCGCATGGCAGACCGTGAACCAGCGCCGCTCATCGAACCACATGCGGCAAGCGCCGAAGCCGGCCTGCTCCAGCAAGCTCAGAATGTCCTGCTCGGTGAATTTGTGGCTGTATTCGGTATGGATGCGCTCGCCCTGATGGAAGGTGCGACGGACCCCGGGCCAGCGCACGATGAGGTCGCGCCGCGCCTCCAGGTACATCTCGATGCGCTGCTGGTGGATGTTGTAGAAGGCCACATGGCGCCAGTGACGGGGATCGAAATCGGCGCCCAGCAAGCCATTGACGTGATGCAGCACGTTCAGGTTGAAGACCGCGGTCACGCCCAGCGCATCGTCGTAGGCCGCCTCCAGCACTGCCACCTCCTTGACCAGGTCCAGCCCGATCAGCACGCCACCGTCATTGCTCCCGGCGGGCAAGGCGGCCCGCAGGCGGCGCAGGAAGGCCAGCGCCTGCCGGGCATCGAAGTTGCCCAGGGAAGAGCCGGGATAGAAGAACAGTCGCTGCTCTGCCTGCACCGTATCGGGCAAGTCCAGCGTAGTCGAGAAATCCATCACCAGCGGCTGCATGGGAAGCTGCGCAAAGCACCGCTGCAACCCCTGCACCGACTGCTGCAGGAAGTCGCCGGAAATATCGACCGGGACATACTGGCGCGGCTGCAGCACCTCGAACAGCGAGGCCGCCTTGGCACAGTTGCCCGCGCCCAGGTCGATGAGGATACAGCCATGGCCGACGGCCGCGGCAATGGCCTCCTGGTGGGCAGCAAAGATGGCCGCTTCGGTGCGGGTGGGGTAATACTCGGGCAGCGCGCAGATGGCCTCGAAGAGCTTGCTGCCCAGGGCGTCGTAGAAATACTTGGGAGCGATGAAGGCTTGGGGAGCCATCAACGCGGCCGCCAGTTCGGCGTGCTGCTGTCGAGGTGATGCGGGGGTCTCCCAGTGGGAAGACATCAGAGCGGGTTGGGCCAAGCGACTCTCCTTGCCAGTGACGGTAATGGATCATGCTGCCAGCTGCTGTGCGCCGTTGCGGTTGCGTTTTTTCGGACCTGCTCACTGTAGCAGGGCAAGGCAGGCAAGCAATGGCTGACGGGCAACATTGCAGATTGCTTCATATGGCCCTGGGAGGCTGCTTCCCAGGCGGCGCCAGCAGGCGCCCGGCTTCCATTTGCTTCACATGCCACTCGTATCGGGCCTAGCCGGGGCCGCAACATGTTCGCAGTCTGTTTATACTCATGCCTGTTCCGACTAAGGCCACCAGCGGTGGTTCAACGCGGCGACCAGATTTTCACGGCAGCCATCGCATCTGGCCATGCGGCAACAGGCAAGGCCGCGCTGCCCTCCCAACACCTCATCCATGTCCATGTCCTCCACGACTCCTCCGCGCAGCACTTCCCATCCCGTCACTCATGCAGTCACTGACAACAGCCCACAGTCGAGCTCCCCGACCGCCCGCAAGTCGGCACTGGCAGCCTTGCGCAAGCTGCTCCCTTTCCTGTCACCCTACAAGAAGCAATTCCTGCTGGCCGGGCTGGCCCTGATCGTGGCCGCCGCGGCCACACTGGCCGTGCCGTATGCCTTCAAGCAGATGATCGACCTGGGCTTTGGCGCGGCCGGCAGCAAGAGCGCCAGCCATATCAACCTCTACTTCCTGGCGCTGTTCGGCGTGGCCTGCGTGCTGGGGGTGGCC is a window from the Herbaspirillum rubrisubalbicans genome containing:
- the egtD gene encoding L-histidine N(alpha)-methyltransferase is translated as MAQPALMSSHWETPASPRQQHAELAAALMAPQAFIAPKYFYDALGSKLFEAICALPEYYPTRTEAAIFAAHQEAIAAAVGHGCILIDLGAGNCAKAASLFEVLQPRQYVPVDISGDFLQQSVQGLQRCFAQLPMQPLVMDFSTTLDLPDTVQAEQRLFFYPGSSLGNFDARQALAFLRRLRAALPAGSNDGGVLIGLDLVKEVAVLEAAYDDALGVTAVFNLNVLHHVNGLLGADFDPRHWRHVAFYNIHQQRIEMYLEARRDLIVRWPGVRRTFHQGERIHTEYSHKFTEQDILSLLEQAGFGACRMWFDERRWFTVCHARAR